A DNA window from Methylobacterium sp. NMS14P contains the following coding sequences:
- a CDS encoding response regulator — MTEQAATLLRASALEVICCDRGEQAVSVLKQRGGEVALVVADQHLDGTMDGFGLAQALGLLWPGIPVILATEQLDQKPLPIAVTKLDKPWLPLALLVETHLALTTPPSLAH, encoded by the coding sequence ATGACGGAGCAGGCCGCAACGCTTCTGCGTGCCAGCGCGCTGGAAGTGATCTGCTGCGACCGCGGCGAGCAGGCGGTGTCCGTGCTCAAGCAGCGCGGTGGCGAGGTGGCGTTGGTGGTCGCCGATCAGCACCTCGATGGGACGATGGATGGTTTTGGTCTGGCGCAGGCGCTCGGTCTGCTGTGGCCCGGCATTCCGGTCATTCTCGCCACAGAACAACTCGATCAGAAGCCGCTACCCATCGCAGTGACGAAGCTCGACAAGCCGTGGCTACCATTAGCGCTGCTGGTCGAGACGCACCTTGCACTCACAACGCCACCATCCCTCGCGCATTGA
- a CDS encoding cytochrome b/b6 domain-containing protein, translating into METRFLPRTYLKRSAPDLGEVVRRRWMFRHPAVIRVTHWINALCLLVLLMSGLQIFNAHPALYWGKASTFDTPLLAMSSTVDDPPKGTATVLGRTFDTTGYLGSSPGTDGEPADRGFPSWLTLPSDQDLTGGRSWHFFFAWAFVLNGVLYLLYGLLSGQLRFRVVPQRDQVRHFGASVWEHLTLRFPQGDEAKRYNVIQKLTYAAVLFVLLPVQVLAGLAMSPAMDAAFPFLLTLFDGRQSARTVHFVVAGLLVLFVVVHVAFVVLSGFWNNMRGMLTGWFVIERKVESVSDPENVGGMP; encoded by the coding sequence ATGGAAACTCGCTTCTTGCCCCGCACTTACCTGAAGCGCTCTGCGCCGGACCTCGGTGAAGTCGTGCGGCGGCGCTGGATGTTCCGGCACCCCGCCGTGATCCGGGTGACCCACTGGATCAACGCACTCTGCCTGCTCGTCCTGCTGATGAGTGGCCTGCAGATCTTCAACGCCCACCCAGCCCTGTACTGGGGCAAGGCCTCGACCTTCGACACACCGCTGCTGGCCATGTCCTCAACCGTGGACGACCCGCCGAAGGGAACGGCCACAGTGCTGGGCCGCACCTTCGACACCACCGGCTATCTTGGATCCTCGCCCGGTACCGATGGCGAGCCCGCGGACCGCGGCTTCCCATCGTGGCTGACCCTGCCGAGTGATCAGGACCTCACTGGTGGCCGGAGCTGGCACTTCTTCTTCGCTTGGGCCTTCGTCCTGAACGGGGTCCTGTACCTGCTCTACGGTCTGCTGAGCGGGCAACTGCGCTTCCGCGTCGTTCCGCAGCGCGACCAGGTCCGGCACTTCGGCGCCTCGGTGTGGGAGCATCTGACACTGCGCTTCCCGCAAGGGGATGAAGCCAAACGCTACAACGTCATCCAGAAGCTCACCTACGCCGCGGTGTTGTTCGTGCTGCTGCCGGTGCAGGTGCTGGCTGGGCTGGCGATGTCGCCGGCCATGGACGCGGCCTTCCCGTTCCTGCTGACCCTGTTTGACGGGCGGCAATCGGCGCGCACGGTGCACTTCGTCGTCGCCGGCCTGCTCGTTCTATTCGTGGTCGTCCACGTCGCGTTCGTAGTGCTGTCCGGGTTCTGGAACAACATGCGCGGCATGCTCACCGGCTGGTTCGTAATTGAGCGCAAGGTCGAGTCAGTATCCGATCCTGAGAACGTGGGAGGGATGCCATGA
- a CDS encoding ferritin-like domain-containing protein: MTASIAPAIPVAPTVIETLDPDLTARMTSRRGLFTRAAGTLGVLASAPTVLAVASTEAFAQALPGQVVDVLRFALTLEYLEAEFYRTALATPHLIPARYRAVFTQLARHEAEHVRLLQGALGSAAIPPPAFDFTGKGKYPDVFANFDTFTTLSSTFEDLGVAAYKGQAGNLQGTPVLTTALQIHSVEARHAAEVRRVRGFVGWDGAFDAPLTKAAVLAAAAPFLAGGV; encoded by the coding sequence ATGACCGCATCGATCGCCCCAGCCATACCCGTCGCTCCCACCGTGATCGAGACCCTCGACCCTGATCTCACCGCCCGGATGACATCACGCCGGGGCCTGTTCACCCGCGCCGCCGGCACGCTCGGAGTGCTCGCCAGCGCACCGACGGTGTTGGCGGTAGCTTCCACCGAGGCGTTCGCGCAGGCCTTGCCGGGTCAGGTGGTAGACGTGCTCCGGTTCGCCCTGACCCTGGAGTACCTGGAGGCAGAGTTCTACCGTACGGCGCTGGCTACGCCGCATCTGATCCCGGCGCGCTACCGAGCTGTGTTCACGCAGCTCGCACGGCATGAGGCCGAGCACGTGCGCCTATTGCAAGGGGCGCTCGGCAGTGCCGCCATTCCGCCGCCGGCCTTCGATTTCACGGGCAAGGGCAAGTACCCGGACGTGTTCGCCAACTTCGACACGTTCACGACGCTGTCGAGCACGTTCGAGGATCTCGGGGTGGCGGCGTATAAGGGTCAGGCCGGCAACCTGCAGGGCACGCCGGTGCTGACGACGGCGCTGCAGATCCACTCGGTCGAGGCGCGGCACGCCGCTGAAGTACGGCGGGTGCGCGGCTTCGTCGGCTGGGACGGCGCTTTCGATGCACCGCTGACCAAGGCCGCGGTGCTAGCTGCGGCCGCGCCCTTCCTGGCCGGAGGTGTTTGA
- a CDS encoding ferritin-like domain-containing protein — translation MLNYAYALEQLEAAFYTQVLQQPYRGFNPSDEQSLTGIQQHEVAHREFFRSALGGNAIPDLQVDFGRVNFASRQSVLGTARTFEDLGVAAYNGAGQLLRNPDFLAKAGSIVSVEARHAATIRDMLNPYSAAFAGNDIVDGNGLDRALVPSQVLPRVVPFVLTPVSASQLP, via the coding sequence GTGCTGAACTACGCCTACGCCTTGGAGCAGTTGGAGGCCGCCTTCTACACCCAAGTGCTGCAGCAGCCCTACCGCGGCTTCAATCCCTCCGACGAGCAGAGCCTTACTGGGATCCAGCAGCACGAGGTCGCCCACCGCGAGTTCTTCCGCTCCGCACTCGGGGGCAATGCCATCCCGGACCTGCAGGTCGACTTCGGCCGGGTCAATTTCGCCAGCCGCCAGAGCGTGCTCGGCACCGCCCGCACCTTCGAGGACCTCGGGGTGGCCGCCTATAATGGCGCCGGTCAGCTCCTGCGCAACCCGGACTTCCTGGCCAAGGCAGGCTCGATCGTCTCGGTCGAGGCGCGCCACGCCGCCACGATCCGCGACATGCTCAATCCTTACAGCGCGGCATTCGCCGGCAACGATATCGTGGACGGCAACGGCCTCGACCGCGCGCTGGTGCCCTCGCAGGTGCTGCCCAGGGTAGTGCCTTTCGTCCTCACCCCGGTCAGCGCGAGCCAACTGCCGTGA
- a CDS encoding TspO/MBR family protein, which yields MASGARTERLSPLLAAGLAVGAVSAALLIGRRASPTPEHPRTRRWYRHLAKPDYTPPSPVYPIAWTSIQASLAYGGYRLLRAKGSPERTTALAFWAANQVGIAGWSEVFFGHRSTGWGAVASAALGASAVGYVAAASQVDKTAGQLGVPLVVWVSFATLLAEEIWRKND from the coding sequence ATGGCGTCTGGAGCCCGAACGGAACGGCTCTCTCCGCTCTTGGCTGCGGGGCTCGCAGTCGGCGCAGTCTCGGCGGCTCTACTGATCGGAAGACGCGCGAGCCCCACCCCCGAACACCCGCGGACGAGACGCTGGTATCGCCACCTCGCGAAGCCGGACTACACGCCGCCGTCGCCGGTCTACCCGATCGCCTGGACCAGCATCCAAGCGTCACTCGCCTACGGCGGCTACCGACTTCTGCGCGCCAAAGGGTCGCCCGAGCGGACGACGGCCTTGGCGTTCTGGGCAGCCAATCAGGTCGGCATCGCCGGGTGGAGCGAGGTGTTCTTCGGTCATCGCTCGACGGGATGGGGCGCCGTCGCCTCGGCCGCGCTGGGCGCGAGCGCGGTCGGCTACGTGGCGGCGGCTAGTCAAGTTGACAAGACCGCCGGACAGCTCGGCGTCCCGCTGGTCGTCTGGGTGTCGTTCGCAACGCTGCTCGCCGAGGAGATCTGGCGGAAAAACGACTAG
- a CDS encoding 3',5'-cyclic-nucleotide phosphodiesterase — protein sequence MRSIILALGFIVVAAPVLAAPDASASKRGNKDLKTYCSGDAVTFCSGNDPDSPEMDACFKKNMDKISENCRRAITAYKSGGGK from the coding sequence ATGCGCAGCATCATCCTCGCTCTGGGCTTTATCGTCGTAGCGGCTCCCGTTCTCGCGGCTCCTGATGCATCTGCTTCAAAGCGGGGCAACAAGGATCTGAAGACCTATTGCTCCGGCGATGCAGTCACTTTCTGCAGCGGCAATGATCCGGACAGCCCGGAGATGGACGCCTGCTTTAAAAAAAACATGGACAAAATCTCGGAGAACTGCCGGCGCGCGATCACGGCCTACAAGAGTGGCGGCGGCAAGTAG